The following proteins come from a genomic window of Thiothrix winogradskyi:
- a CDS encoding DegQ family serine endoprotease produces MFTRKQRVVGAGLLMSSALVLGGIVPVLAETASTFPLQQAPAAAPLVAAPVTAPAPAPSAGALPELTTLIKQNSPAVVNISVEASAASKRMGGLPDDLPPELERFFRGLPGGEEPESRRARASGSGFIISADGYVVTNAHVVEDAKSILVGLNDRRELPAEVIGIDILSDIAVLKVKAENLPTVQLGDSNALEVGQWVVAIGAPFGLDLTATQGIVSALSRSLPDGTYVPFIQTDVAVNPGNSGGPLFDLSGRVIGVNSQIYSRSGGYMGISFAIPINVAKTVIEQLKSKGKVDRGWLGVAIQDMSQDLASSFNLNQPDGALVSSVQAGSPADKAGVQAGDVIVGFGEGKVKSSSDLPLLVGNTPVGTQVPLKLLRAGAEKTLNVTIAKLGDDKEETSPVAKTQGESGMLGLMVSTLSSEELKSSKLSHGVVVEQVMADGPAEQAGLSVGDVIVSVNNQPVTSAADLKTAVQAAPAGKPIAMLIMQGEQTRFVAVNKP; encoded by the coding sequence ATGTTCACACGTAAACAGCGGGTAGTAGGCGCAGGTTTGCTGATGAGTTCAGCATTGGTATTGGGTGGGATCGTGCCAGTGTTGGCAGAAACCGCCAGCACCTTTCCCTTGCAGCAAGCCCCGGCAGCAGCGCCGTTAGTTGCCGCACCTGTTACCGCCCCAGCACCAGCCCCCAGTGCAGGTGCGTTACCGGAATTGACCACACTGATCAAACAAAATAGCCCGGCAGTGGTCAATATCAGCGTGGAAGCGTCGGCAGCATCTAAACGCATGGGCGGTTTGCCAGATGACTTGCCACCAGAGTTGGAACGTTTTTTCCGGGGCTTACCCGGTGGTGAAGAGCCAGAATCACGCCGCGCCAGAGCTTCCGGTTCAGGGTTTATTATTTCAGCGGATGGCTACGTTGTTACCAATGCACACGTGGTGGAAGACGCGAAATCCATTTTGGTGGGCTTGAATGACCGTCGCGAGTTGCCTGCTGAAGTCATTGGCATCGACATCCTCAGTGATATTGCCGTGCTGAAAGTCAAAGCGGAAAACTTGCCGACGGTGCAACTCGGTGATTCCAATGCCTTGGAAGTAGGGCAGTGGGTAGTGGCAATTGGTGCGCCGTTTGGCTTGGATCTTACCGCGACCCAAGGCATTGTCAGTGCTTTGTCACGGAGTCTACCGGATGGCACGTATGTGCCGTTTATTCAGACCGATGTGGCCGTGAACCCCGGTAACTCTGGCGGCCCGTTGTTTGATCTCAGTGGACGGGTAATCGGGGTCAACTCGCAAATTTATAGCCGCAGCGGTGGCTATATGGGCATCTCGTTTGCGATTCCGATAAACGTGGCAAAAACCGTCATCGAGCAACTCAAGAGCAAAGGTAAGGTTGACCGGGGTTGGTTGGGTGTGGCGATTCAGGATATGAGCCAGGATTTAGCCAGCTCTTTCAACTTGAATCAGCCGGATGGCGCACTGGTTTCCAGTGTCCAAGCGGGTAGCCCTGCCGATAAAGCGGGCGTGCAAGCCGGTGATGTTATCGTGGGTTTTGGTGAGGGCAAGGTGAAATCGTCCTCTGATTTACCTTTATTGGTAGGCAATACCCCAGTGGGTACGCAAGTGCCGCTCAAACTCCTGCGGGCAGGGGCAGAGAAAACCTTAAATGTCACCATTGCCAAACTCGGCGATGACAAGGAAGAAACCTCGCCAGTCGCTAAAACGCAAGGTGAAAGCGGGATGCTGGGCTTAATGGTGTCAACATTAAGCAGTGAGGAGCTGAAATCCAGTAAGTTAAGCCATGGCGTGGTAGTCGAGCAAGTCATGGCTGATGGTCCTGCTGAACAGGCCGGGTTGAGCGTGGGGGATGTGATTGTTTCCGTCAACAATCAGCCGGTGACATCAGCGGCTGACCTTAAAACGGCGGTACAAGCCGCGCCTGCCGGTAAACCCATTGCAATGTTGATTATGCAGGGTGAACAAACCCGCTTTGTGGCGGTCAATAAACCGTAG
- a CDS encoding response regulator transcription factor has protein sequence MNILIVEDDRQTASFIQKGLIESGYIVDHAADGEDGLHLARQGNYDVLIVDRMLPKRDGLSLIQTLRAQGMQTPVLILSALGDVDHRVEGLRAGGDDYLVKPYAFSELLARLQALLRRTQPAQEYTTLKVRDLEMDLLKRRVTRGGTVIPLQPREFNLLEYLMRHAGQVVTRTMLLEKVWDYHFDPQTNVIDVHISRLRSKVDKDFDTPLLHTIRGAGYLLHDPQTA, from the coding sequence ATGAATATCCTAATCGTTGAAGATGACCGCCAAACCGCCAGTTTCATCCAGAAAGGCTTGATAGAAAGTGGCTACATTGTTGATCACGCTGCTGATGGCGAGGATGGTCTGCACCTTGCCCGGCAAGGTAACTACGACGTACTGATTGTCGACCGGATGTTGCCAAAACGCGATGGTCTTTCCTTAATCCAGACCCTGCGTGCGCAAGGGATGCAAACGCCCGTGCTGATCTTGAGCGCCTTAGGCGATGTCGATCACCGCGTCGAAGGCTTGCGTGCCGGTGGCGATGATTATCTGGTGAAACCTTACGCTTTCAGCGAGTTGCTGGCACGCTTGCAAGCCTTATTGCGTCGCACCCAGCCCGCGCAAGAATACACCACGCTCAAGGTTCGGGATTTGGAAATGGACTTGCTCAAACGCCGCGTTACCCGTGGCGGCACAGTGATTCCCCTGCAACCGCGCGAATTCAATCTGCTCGAATACCTGATGCGCCACGCTGGGCAAGTCGTCACCCGCACCATGTTGCTGGAAAAAGTCTGGGACTACCATTTCGACCCGCAAACCAATGTGATTGATGTCCATATCAGCCGGTTGCGGAGCAAAGTAGACAAGGATTTCGACACACCATTGCTACACACCATCCGGGGTGCGGGGTATTTGTTGCATGACCCGCAAACTGCTTAA